From Streptomyces zhihengii, the proteins below share one genomic window:
- a CDS encoding gluconokinase — MSTPHVVVVMGVAGTGKTTVGPLLAAALGVPYAEGDDFHPPANIAKMSAGTPLDDEDRRPWLDAIGSWAHGRAGRGGVVSSSALKREYRDRLRASAPDAVFLHLTGSRELIEQRMTGRKGHFMPTALLDSQFATLQPLEDDEAGVAVDVSGTPEEITRRAVAALRGLEDLPED; from the coding sequence ATGAGCACCCCCCACGTCGTTGTGGTGATGGGCGTGGCAGGAACCGGCAAGACCACCGTCGGTCCCCTGCTCGCCGCCGCACTGGGCGTTCCCTACGCCGAGGGCGACGACTTCCACCCCCCGGCCAACATCGCCAAGATGTCGGCCGGCACCCCGCTGGACGACGAGGACCGCCGCCCCTGGCTCGACGCGATCGGCTCATGGGCGCACGGCAGGGCGGGCCGGGGCGGAGTCGTCTCCAGCTCCGCGCTCAAGCGCGAGTACCGCGACCGGCTGCGGGCCTCCGCGCCCGACGCCGTCTTCCTCCACCTCACCGGCAGCCGCGAGCTCATCGAGCAGCGGATGACGGGGCGCAAGGGCCACTTCATGCCCACCGCGCTGCTGGACTCCCAGTTCGCCACCCTCCAGCCCCTGGAGGATGACGAGGCGGGCGTCGCCGTCGACGTGTCCGGCACCCCAGAAGAGATCACCCGACGGGCCGTCGCCGCGCTGCGCGGGCTCGAAGACCTCCCCGAAGACTAA
- a CDS encoding FadR/GntR family transcriptional regulator yields MTTDGRGLHTHVLDTLGLAIAAGEYPPGSVLRTDEVAQRFDVSRTVVREVVRVLESMHLVESRRRVGVTVRPADEWNVYDPRVIRWRLAGTDRPRQLRSLTVLRSAIEPVAASLAAVHATPEQCAALTECALGMVATSRGQQLEGYLKHDIAFHRIVLCASGNEMFARLGDVVAEVLAGRTHHHVMFEDPDPAAVTLHVQVAEAVREGDAARAERLTREIAVGALEELDVLAP; encoded by the coding sequence ATGACCACAGATGGCCGAGGGCTCCACACCCACGTGCTCGACACCCTCGGTCTCGCCATCGCGGCCGGCGAGTATCCGCCGGGCAGTGTGCTGCGCACCGACGAGGTCGCCCAGCGCTTCGACGTCTCGCGCACCGTCGTGCGGGAGGTGGTCCGGGTGCTGGAGTCGATGCACCTCGTGGAGTCCCGCCGCCGGGTCGGGGTGACCGTCCGGCCCGCCGACGAGTGGAACGTCTACGACCCGCGCGTCATCCGCTGGCGCCTCGCGGGCACCGACCGGCCCCGGCAGCTCCGCTCGCTGACCGTGCTGCGGTCCGCGATCGAACCGGTCGCCGCCTCGCTCGCCGCCGTCCACGCCACCCCCGAGCAGTGCGCCGCCCTCACCGAGTGCGCGCTGGGCATGGTCGCCACCTCGCGCGGCCAGCAGCTCGAGGGCTATCTGAAGCACGACATCGCCTTCCACCGCATCGTGCTGTGCGCCTCGGGCAACGAGATGTTCGCCCGGCTCGGCGACGTCGTCGCCGAGGTGCTCGCCGGCCGCACCCATCACCACGTGATGTTCGAGGACCCCGACCCGGCCGCCGTCACCCTCCATGTGCAGGTCGCCGAAGCCGTTCGCGAAGGCGACGCCGCGCGGGCGGAACGGCTCACCCGGGAGATCGCCGTCGGGGCCCTGGAAGAGCTGGACGTCCTCGCTCCCTGA
- a CDS encoding amino acid permease: protein MSDRTMAAAGTSAATTGTPHTDAGDAGYRKDLKSRHINMIAIGGAIGTGLFLGAGGRMAEAGPSLFIAYAVCGVFAFFVVRALGELVLYRPSSGAFVSYAREFMGEKGAYTAGWLYFLNWSTTAIADITAAATYAHFWAMFSDVPQWVLALIALAVVLAANLISVKYFGEMEFWFAIVKVAALVVFMLIGIFLIVTSHDIGGHTPGLATIGDNGGVFPSGVMPMLLLIQGVVFAYASVELCGVAAGETENPGKIMPKAINSIMWRVGLFYVGSVVLLALLLPYTAYTGDESPFVTVFDRLGVPGAAGVMNLVVLTAALSSLNSGLYSTGRILRSMSVAGSAPRFTGVMNRGGVPYGGILLTAGFGVLGVVLNYVMPGEAFELVLNFASVGIIGTWAMIMVCSLLFWNRSQDGRVTRPGYRLPWAPYTQIVTLFFLGSVLVLMWMDGGISRTTVNCLPLIAAALVGGWFLVRGRVRAVAAGRTSP, encoded by the coding sequence ATGAGCGACCGCACCATGGCTGCGGCCGGCACCTCCGCCGCCACCACGGGCACCCCCCACACCGATGCCGGAGACGCCGGGTACCGCAAGGACCTCAAGTCGCGGCACATCAACATGATCGCCATCGGCGGTGCCATCGGCACCGGACTCTTCCTCGGGGCGGGCGGCCGCATGGCCGAGGCCGGCCCCTCGCTGTTCATCGCCTACGCGGTCTGCGGCGTCTTCGCCTTCTTCGTCGTCCGCGCCCTCGGCGAGCTGGTCCTGTACCGCCCCTCGTCCGGCGCTTTCGTCAGCTACGCCCGTGAGTTCATGGGGGAGAAGGGCGCCTACACCGCGGGCTGGCTCTACTTCCTCAACTGGTCGACCACCGCCATCGCCGACATCACCGCCGCGGCCACCTACGCCCACTTCTGGGCCATGTTCAGCGACGTCCCCCAGTGGGTCCTCGCCCTGATCGCGCTCGCGGTGGTGCTGGCCGCCAACCTCATCTCGGTGAAGTACTTCGGCGAGATGGAGTTCTGGTTCGCGATCGTCAAGGTGGCGGCCCTGGTCGTCTTCATGCTGATCGGCATCTTCCTGATCGTCACCTCCCACGACATCGGCGGCCACACCCCGGGCCTCGCCACCATCGGCGACAACGGCGGCGTCTTCCCCAGCGGCGTCATGCCGATGCTGCTGCTGATCCAGGGCGTCGTCTTCGCCTACGCCTCCGTCGAGCTGTGCGGCGTCGCCGCCGGCGAGACCGAGAACCCCGGCAAGATCATGCCGAAGGCGATCAACTCGATCATGTGGCGCGTCGGCCTGTTCTACGTCGGCTCGGTCGTCCTGCTCGCCCTGCTGCTCCCGTACACCGCGTACACCGGCGACGAGAGCCCCTTCGTCACCGTCTTCGACCGCCTCGGCGTCCCGGGCGCGGCCGGTGTGATGAACCTCGTCGTGCTCACCGCGGCGCTCTCCAGCCTGAACTCGGGCCTCTACTCCACCGGCCGCATCCTGCGCTCGATGTCGGTGGCCGGCTCGGCGCCCCGCTTCACCGGGGTGATGAACCGGGGCGGCGTCCCCTACGGCGGCATCCTGCTGACCGCGGGCTTCGGTGTCCTCGGTGTCGTCCTCAACTACGTCATGCCGGGCGAGGCCTTCGAGCTGGTGCTCAACTTCGCCTCGGTCGGCATCATCGGCACCTGGGCCATGATCATGGTCTGCTCGCTGCTGTTCTGGAACCGCTCGCAGGACGGCCGGGTCACCCGCCCCGGATACCGGCTCCCCTGGGCCCCGTACACCCAGATCGTGACCCTGTTCTTCCTCGGTTCCGTCCTCGTCCTGATGTGGATGGACGGCGGCATCAGCCGCACCACCGTCAACTGCCTGCCGCTCATCGCCGCCGCCCTCGTCGGCGGCTGGTTCCTGGTGCGCGGCCGGGTCCGCGCCGTCGCCGCCGGCCGCACCAGCCCCTGA
- a CDS encoding YidH family protein: protein MSDFVQSLRLWFAPARIRDEGETPDYRFSLANERTFLAWIRTALALIGGGFAVDQFLPDLRWGVRAGLALALIGTGAACAVRAVNHWVRCERAMRRGEDLPVSRFPALLAVLVAVVAVAMVLVVAWGDV, encoded by the coding sequence GTGAGCGATTTCGTGCAGAGCCTGCGGCTGTGGTTCGCGCCGGCCCGCATCCGGGACGAGGGCGAGACCCCTGACTACCGGTTCTCGCTCGCCAACGAACGGACCTTCCTCGCCTGGATCCGCACCGCGCTCGCCCTGATCGGCGGCGGTTTCGCCGTCGACCAGTTCCTGCCCGATCTCCGGTGGGGCGTCCGCGCCGGGCTGGCGCTCGCGCTGATCGGCACGGGGGCGGCGTGCGCGGTGCGCGCCGTGAACCACTGGGTGCGGTGCGAGCGCGCCATGCGCCGGGGCGAGGACCTGCCGGTGTCGCGCTTCCCCGCGCTGCTGGCCGTGCTGGTGGCGGTGGTGGCGGTCGCGATGGTGCTGGTCGTGGCCTGGGGCGACGTATGA
- a CDS encoding MBL fold metallo-hydrolase: MPATDPYLVRLTPNVHAYVQPDGGWCLNNAGFVSDGESTLLVDTAATEHRARALLAALTGTGAPPPRIVVNTHHHGDHTYGNGVFLPEAVIAGHDACREEVLSAGRQLHALWPETDFGDVRITPPDVTYNDRMTLHAGGSEVRLLHPGGAAHTLGDTVVHLPSEGIVLTGDLIFAGGTPFLMAGSLSGSLRALGVLRSLDAEIVVPGHGPVTDPSAYDATERYLLFVAELAERGHAAGRTPLETAMAAELGEFAELRESERLVANVHRAYAELAGLPEGSPLDMAAVVGDMTLMNGGTPIACHA; encoded by the coding sequence GTGCCTGCCACGGATCCGTACCTCGTCCGGCTGACGCCGAACGTGCACGCCTACGTCCAGCCGGACGGCGGCTGGTGCCTGAACAACGCCGGGTTCGTCAGCGACGGGGAATCCACCCTGCTCGTCGACACCGCCGCCACGGAGCACCGTGCGCGCGCCCTCCTGGCGGCGCTCACCGGCACCGGCGCCCCGCCGCCGCGCATCGTCGTCAACACCCATCACCACGGCGACCACACGTACGGCAACGGCGTCTTCCTGCCGGAGGCGGTGATCGCCGGTCACGACGCATGCCGCGAGGAAGTGCTGTCCGCCGGGAGGCAGCTGCACGCGCTGTGGCCGGAAACAGACTTCGGGGACGTGCGGATAACCCCGCCGGACGTGACCTACAACGACCGGATGACGCTGCACGCGGGCGGCAGCGAGGTGCGTCTCCTGCATCCGGGCGGTGCCGCCCACACCCTCGGCGACACGGTCGTGCATCTGCCGTCCGAGGGCATCGTCCTCACCGGTGACCTGATCTTCGCCGGCGGGACGCCGTTCCTGATGGCGGGTTCGCTCAGCGGTTCGCTGCGGGCGCTCGGCGTGCTGCGCTCGCTCGACGCGGAGATCGTGGTGCCCGGCCACGGGCCGGTGACGGACCCGTCGGCGTACGACGCGACGGAGCGCTACCTCCTCTTCGTGGCCGAACTCGCCGAGCGGGGTCACGCCGCAGGGCGCACTCCGCTGGAGACGGCCATGGCGGCGGAGCTCGGCGAGTTCGCCGAGCTCCGGGAGAGCGAGCGCCTGGTGGCGAACGTGCACCGCGCCTACGCGGAGCTGGCGGGGCTTCCCGAGGGCTCGCCGCTGGACATGGCGGCGGTCGTCGGCGACATGACCCTGATGAACGGCGGCACCCCGATCGCCTGCCACGCCTGA
- a CDS encoding DUF202 domain-containing protein → MTASPPERDPGLQPERTRLAWRRTVLSWTVVAVLAVRQVAGGEPVWTDVLAMGMCVLALLGFASVANRRMLAMAAARPAALTTGGAVAAVVCTLVLAAFAVAIVV, encoded by the coding sequence GTGACGGCGTCCCCGCCGGAGCGCGATCCGGGTCTCCAGCCCGAGCGGACCAGGCTGGCCTGGCGTCGCACCGTGCTGAGCTGGACGGTGGTGGCCGTGCTCGCCGTGCGGCAGGTGGCCGGCGGGGAGCCGGTCTGGACGGATGTGCTCGCGATGGGGATGTGCGTGCTGGCGCTGCTGGGGTTCGCCTCCGTGGCCAACCGGCGGATGCTGGCGATGGCCGCCGCGCGGCCCGCCGCCCTCACCACGGGCGGTGCGGTGGCGGCGGTGGTCTGCACCCTGGTGCTGGCGGCGTTCGCCGTCGCCATCGTGGTGTGA
- a CDS encoding NUDIX hydrolase, translating to MLDIVDEHDRVIGRAPRAEAYARGLRHRCVFVLARDAQDRVFVHRRTPGKLVFPSLYDMFVGGVVGAGESYDDAALREAEEELGVSGLPAPTPLFGFLYDGGGDPARSWWSRVYEVRCTLPVQPQPEEVAWHSFLDGAELSARLDEWEWVPDGLEAYRRLLARAAE from the coding sequence GTGCTCGACATCGTGGACGAGCACGACCGGGTGATCGGCCGGGCCCCGCGCGCCGAGGCGTACGCGCGCGGGCTGCGGCACCGCTGCGTGTTCGTCCTCGCCCGGGACGCCCAGGACCGGGTCTTCGTGCACCGGCGCACCCCCGGCAAGCTGGTCTTCCCCTCCCTGTACGACATGTTCGTCGGCGGGGTCGTCGGCGCGGGCGAGAGCTACGACGACGCGGCGCTGCGGGAGGCCGAGGAGGAGCTCGGGGTCAGCGGACTCCCCGCGCCCACCCCGCTGTTCGGCTTCCTCTACGACGGCGGCGGCGACCCCGCGCGGAGCTGGTGGTCGCGGGTCTACGAGGTCCGCTGCACCCTGCCCGTGCAGCCGCAGCCCGAGGAGGTCGCCTGGCACTCCTTCCTCGACGGGGCGGAACTGTCGGCGCGCCTGGACGAGTGGGAGTGGGTGCCCGACGGGCTGGAGGCGTACCGCCGCCTGCTCGCGCGCGCGGCGGAGTGA
- a CDS encoding GntT/GntP/DsdX family permease: MTSLSVETLAADAVEPITSAGNAQLGFAVLAGIAVIVVLITRFKLHAFLALTIGSLALGAFAGAPLDKAITSFTAGLGATVAGVGVLIALGAILGKLLADSGGADQIVDTILAKASGRAMPWAMVLIASIIGLPLFFEVGIVLLIPVVLMVAKRGNYSLMRIGIPALAGLSVMHGLIPPHPGPLVAIDAIGANLGVTLALGLVVAVPTVIIAGPLFSKYAARWVDIPAPEKMIPQRASDELEKRPSFGATVATVLLPVVLMMAKALVDIVVDNPENGVQRVTDVIGSPLIALLAAVIVGLFTLGRAAGFTKDRLSTTVEKSLAPIAGVLLIVGAGGGFKQTLIDIGVGQMILDFSENWAIPTLLLAWLIAVAIRLATGSATVATISAAGLVAPLAADMSTSHAALLVLAIGAGSLFFSHVNDAGFWLVKEYFGMSVGQTIKTWSVMETIISVVGIVFVLLLSLVL; encoded by the coding sequence GTGACCAGTCTCAGCGTCGAGACGCTGGCAGCGGACGCCGTCGAGCCGATCACCTCGGCGGGCAACGCGCAGCTCGGCTTCGCCGTCCTGGCGGGCATCGCCGTCATCGTCGTGCTCATCACCAGGTTCAAGCTGCACGCCTTCCTCGCCCTCACCATCGGGTCGCTCGCACTCGGCGCGTTCGCCGGCGCGCCGCTCGACAAGGCGATCACCTCGTTCACCGCGGGCCTCGGCGCCACCGTCGCCGGTGTCGGTGTGCTGATCGCCCTCGGCGCGATCCTGGGCAAGCTGCTCGCCGACTCCGGCGGCGCCGACCAGATCGTCGACACGATCCTCGCCAAGGCCAGTGGCCGCGCCATGCCGTGGGCGATGGTGCTCATCGCCTCGATCATCGGTCTGCCGCTCTTCTTCGAGGTCGGCATCGTGCTGCTGATCCCGGTCGTGCTGATGGTCGCCAAGCGCGGCAACTACTCGCTGATGCGCATCGGCATCCCGGCGCTCGCCGGCCTCTCCGTGATGCACGGCCTCATCCCGCCGCACCCCGGCCCGCTGGTGGCGATCGACGCCATCGGCGCCAACCTCGGTGTCACGCTGGCGCTCGGCCTCGTCGTCGCCGTGCCCACGGTGATCATCGCGGGCCCGCTCTTCTCCAAGTACGCCGCCCGCTGGGTCGACATCCCGGCGCCGGAGAAGATGATCCCCCAGCGCGCCTCCGACGAGCTGGAGAAGCGCCCGAGCTTCGGCGCGACCGTCGCCACCGTGCTGCTGCCGGTCGTCCTGATGATGGCCAAGGCCCTCGTGGACATCGTCGTCGACAACCCGGAGAACGGCGTCCAGCGCGTCACCGACGTCATCGGCTCGCCGCTGATCGCCCTGCTCGCCGCCGTGATAGTCGGCCTGTTCACCCTCGGCCGTGCCGCCGGGTTCACCAAGGACCGCCTCTCCACCACCGTCGAGAAGTCGCTCGCCCCGATCGCCGGTGTGCTGCTCATCGTCGGCGCCGGCGGCGGCTTCAAGCAGACCCTGATCGACATCGGCGTCGGCCAGATGATCCTGGACTTCTCCGAGAACTGGGCCATCCCGACGCTGCTGCTCGCCTGGCTGATCGCCGTGGCGATCCGGCTCGCGACCGGCTCCGCGACGGTGGCGACGATCTCCGCCGCCGGACTCGTCGCGCCGCTGGCGGCCGACATGTCCACCTCGCACGCCGCCCTGCTGGTGCTCGCGATCGGTGCGGGCTCGCTCTTCTTCAGCCATGTCAACGACGCCGGCTTCTGGCTGGTGAAGGAGTACTTCGGCATGAGCGTCGGCCAGACGATCAAGACCTGGTCGGTGATGGAGACCATCATCTCGGTCGTCGGCATCGTGTTCGTCCTGCTGCTCTCGCTGGTGCTGTAG